In Mycoplasmopsis fermentans PG18, one genomic interval encodes:
- a CDS encoding endonuclease/exonuclease/phosphatase family protein, with translation MNKTQEKNKDEIQNDLNNAVEKIKIWWDKDNLEASKKAQIDVKNLNDEEIKNELKFYNCATYLVEVKSIKKDDQEGTITVNFVLKDEKNNLKSKSFKITFTGFKANKINKQEIVDKLNKSVKNVKVEVEKIAEKLTSEILLKDLFYSGFDKNTEEVIFKNWAKTNNEIKVTFTLKNKNYNLESNEFTYILTGFKVSKNISGETVEELNEIAKKIVFDVNNKQNIFSNSVIDYTQLKVANIDSTKYNITYNKLECLPTSVKVHFQINNKDNTFSDIQVFEITGFKVAKSKIRIGMWNILNLYETSEEYKKYGLASVIEHLNLDVIGLIENKTKASAQKFCEYLKKFTGNNNWELIASDNTIHNPKLAPTSKQHECPAFIYKKDKIAIEKFINGKEWLGYDNSTFVVNEENNNLGYVRPPMGVKFKTLGPIQNNFTFVIDHLDSPGAAKSGESKSSLLSKQGAQEADEAYNLKNLMDWFDQQDGDNDDLIFVGDTNIKLGNQATAFSEILKDQYYKALLTDSKQHKSSLSNSTWGKYSEPYDKIFTRTNLKYENANFFPLYDIFKDNILKDYQTIEEWKTYVDTIRKKTYDKDLKYIFHAISDHSPIYFDLILDPNDIL, from the coding sequence ATGAATAAAACACAAGAAAAAAACAAAGATGAAATTCAAAATGACTTAAATAATGCGGTTGAAAAAATCAAAATTTGATGAGATAAAGATAATCTTGAAGCAAGTAAAAAAGCTCAAATTGATGTTAAAAATTTAAATGATGAAGAGATTAAAAATGAATTAAAATTTTACAATTGCGCAACATATTTAGTTGAAGTTAAAAGCATAAAAAAAGATGATCAAGAAGGTACAATAACTGTTAATTTTGTATTAAAAGATGAAAAAAATAATCTAAAAAGTAAAAGTTTTAAAATCACTTTCACAGGTTTTAAAGCTAATAAAATTAACAAACAAGAAATTGTTGATAAGCTTAATAAATCCGTTAAAAATGTTAAGGTTGAAGTTGAAAAAATAGCTGAAAAATTAACCTCTGAAATTTTACTAAAAGACTTGTTTTATAGTGGTTTTGATAAAAACACAGAAGAAGTTATTTTTAAAAATTGAGCTAAAACTAACAATGAAATTAAAGTAACTTTTACATTAAAAAATAAAAATTATAACTTAGAAAGTAATGAGTTTACATATATATTAACAGGCTTTAAAGTTAGCAAAAATATTAGTGGCGAAACAGTTGAAGAATTAAATGAAATAGCTAAAAAAATTGTTTTTGATGTTAATAATAAACAAAACATTTTTAGTAATAGTGTCATTGATTATACTCAACTAAAAGTAGCAAACATTGACTCAACAAAATACAACATTACTTATAACAAATTAGAGTGCTTACCAACTTCAGTCAAAGTTCATTTTCAAATAAATAATAAAGACAATACTTTTAGTGATATTCAGGTATTTGAAATTACTGGTTTTAAAGTAGCTAAATCTAAAATTCGTATCGGAATGTGGAATATTTTAAATTTATATGAAACATCTGAAGAATACAAAAAATATGGTTTAGCTAGTGTTATTGAACATTTAAATCTTGATGTTATTGGGCTTATTGAAAATAAAACAAAAGCTTCAGCACAAAAATTTTGTGAATACTTAAAAAAATTTACGGGAAACAACAATTGAGAATTAATAGCTTCTGATAATACTATTCACAATCCTAAATTAGCCCCAACTTCAAAACAACATGAATGTCCAGCCTTTATTTATAAAAAAGATAAGATTGCTATTGAAAAATTTATTAATGGCAAGGAATGATTAGGTTATGACAATAGCACTTTTGTTGTTAATGAAGAAAACAATAATCTTGGTTATGTTAGACCTCCAATGGGAGTTAAATTTAAAACTTTAGGACCAATTCAAAATAATTTCACTTTTGTTATAGATCATTTAGATAGTCCAGGAGCAGCAAAAAGTGGCGAATCAAAATCAAGTTTATTAAGTAAGCAAGGCGCTCAAGAAGCTGATGAAGCTTACAACTTAAAGAACCTTATGGATTGATTTGATCAACAAGATGGTGACAATGATGATCTTATTTTTGTGGGCGATACCAACATAAAACTAGGAAATCAAGCAACTGCTTTTAGTGAAATACTAAAAGATCAATATTATAAAGCACTGTTAACTGACTCAAAACAACACAAGAGTTCATTGAGTAATAGTACATGGGGAAAATATTCTGAACCTTATGACAAGATTTTTACTAGAACCAATTTAAAATATGAAAACGCAAACTTCTTTCCTTTATACGATATTTTTAAAGATAATATTCTCAAAGATTATCAAACAATAGAAGAATGAAAAACATATGTTGATACTATTAGAAAAAAAACTTACGATAAAGATTTAAAATATATCTTTCATGCAATTAGTGATCACTCCCCTATATATTTTGATTTAATTTTAGATCCTAATGACATTCTTTAA
- a CDS encoding Cof-type HAD-IIB family hydrolase: MKLKIKSDLLNKIKNIHREEFLYLNSKILDSYAKGKLISFYDETDKNNFFIFEIVEIQKVNFADIKEPYIINTSKRDHWYKLRIKKDWFDLSMVDNFVFDMDGTLLNENKAILKENIDALKELKKMGKNIIVATGRPLYTLHHIEEVPTEFPIICSNGAIIYNKDHSLLKAYEIDKETVKSIYKYLKSQDMEFLMYSPNYVLGCENSNCKYLEMRNYAASVGENYKQGEFFNELEKYRICKFLIHIPCTTEEKLANLKEYLKQFDVYLVRSQSTLADIMRTDATKGEAVKNVAQKYNLDLNRTICFGDAENDTSMFSISKYSASPSSGNIKAKNRSLLRVRNHQVAWLKEFVEQFKD, from the coding sequence ATGAAATTAAAGATAAAATCTGATTTATTAAACAAAATTAAAAACATTCATCGAGAAGAATTTTTATATTTAAATTCAAAAATACTTGATTCATATGCTAAGGGAAAATTAATAAGTTTTTACGATGAAACAGATAAAAACAATTTCTTTATTTTTGAAATCGTTGAAATACAAAAAGTTAATTTTGCAGATATTAAAGAACCTTATATTATTAATACAAGTAAAAGAGATCATTGATATAAATTGAGGATAAAAAAGGATTGATTTGATCTTTCAATGGTTGATAACTTTGTATTTGATATGGATGGTACTCTTTTAAATGAAAATAAAGCTATTTTAAAAGAAAATATTGACGCATTAAAAGAACTTAAGAAAATGGGCAAAAATATTATTGTAGCAACTGGACGTCCATTGTATACATTGCATCATATTGAAGAAGTTCCAACTGAGTTTCCAATTATTTGTTCTAATGGAGCAATTATATATAACAAAGACCATAGTTTATTAAAAGCATATGAAATAGATAAGGAAACAGTTAAAAGTATTTACAAATATTTAAAAAGTCAAGATATGGAATTCCTAATGTATTCGCCTAATTATGTTTTAGGTTGTGAAAATAGTAATTGCAAATATCTTGAAATGCGTAATTATGCTGCAAGTGTTGGTGAAAATTATAAACAAGGTGAGTTCTTTAATGAATTAGAAAAATATAGAATTTGTAAGTTCTTAATACATATACCTTGTACAACAGAAGAAAAGTTAGCAAATTTAAAAGAATATTTAAAACAATTTGATGTTTATTTAGTAAGATCACAATCGACTCTTGCTGATATTATGAGAACAGATGCAACTAAAGGTGAAGCAGTTAAAAATGTTGCTCAAAAATATAATCTTGATTTAAATCGAACAATTTGTTTTGGCGATGCAGAAAATGATACAAGTATGTTCTCAATCTCTAAATACTCAGCTAGTCCTTCAAGTGGAAATATTAAAGCTAAAAATAGATCTTTATTACGTGTTAGAAATCATCAAGTGGCTTGATTAAAAGAATTTGTAGAGCAATTCAAAGACTAA
- a CDS encoding UTP--glucose-1-phosphate uridylyltransferase, whose amino-acid sequence MTTKENEIKKIKKLIIPAAGWGTRFLPMTKIIHKELVPILDTPVIDRLVNEALDSGIEEILIVLSERKKDLLKFFSVDQDLQTELIIKGKKDILEKVKRTNRSSCITRVIQKEQFGLGHALASCKEYIDNEPFAIILGDDLIKSKTPAIKQLIEFYNKTGANVIGVQSVAKEYIHKYGIVNPINLKDKDKKYFEINGAVEKPKADKAPSNKAILGRYVFNPEILDILSRIEYDGKNEIQAVDAFDELMKKYKQKIYAYEFEGIRYDLGSMEGFVKANIDYALEEPEIADKIKSFINEKVKEF is encoded by the coding sequence ATGACAACAAAAGAGAATGAAATTAAAAAAATTAAAAAATTGATTATTCCTGCAGCTGGCTGAGGAACAAGATTTTTACCTATGACAAAAATTATTCATAAAGAATTAGTGCCTATTCTTGATACACCTGTTATTGATAGATTAGTTAATGAAGCACTTGATTCAGGTATTGAGGAAATTTTAATTGTTTTAAGTGAAAGGAAAAAGGATTTATTAAAATTTTTCTCAGTTGATCAAGATTTACAAACAGAATTAATTATCAAAGGTAAAAAAGATATTTTAGAAAAAGTTAAAAGAACAAATCGCTCTTCATGTATTACTAGAGTAATTCAAAAGGAACAATTTGGTTTAGGTCATGCACTTGCAAGTTGTAAAGAATATATTGACAATGAGCCGTTTGCTATTATTTTAGGTGATGACTTAATTAAATCAAAAACTCCTGCTATTAAGCAATTAATCGAGTTTTATAATAAAACTGGAGCAAATGTTATTGGTGTACAATCAGTAGCAAAAGAATATATTCATAAATATGGAATTGTTAATCCAATAAACTTGAAAGATAAAGATAAGAAATATTTTGAAATTAATGGTGCAGTTGAAAAACCTAAGGCTGATAAAGCACCATCAAATAAAGCTATACTTGGACGTTATGTCTTTAATCCAGAAATTTTAGATATCTTATCTAGAATTGAATATGATGGCAAAAATGAAATTCAAGCAGTTGATGCATTTGATGAATTAATGAAAAAATATAAACAAAAAATTTATGCCTATGAATTTGAAGGCATCAGATATGATCTTGGATCAATGGAAGGCTTTGTTAAAGCAAACATTGATTATGCTTTAGAAGAACCTGAAATTGCAGACAAGATTAAAAGTTTTATTAATGAAAAAGTTAAAGAATTTTAA
- a CDS encoding OppA family ABC transporter substrate-binding lipoprotein: MKRKIKKYGSLFLISATLTSSVATLSCNNIRQVNPKDSYIKKYNEPNKIKDNFIINKVKRIDNDFESLLTAPLIRWKSLGKSKFDHLNKFFYKTTTRFLEFYLAKSITVTLKDNSQKIFNSDDVKEKVDQALQSSTKVNEDGALSGIKQIYSDENNNINSKEFFEALNSATKIEFELKDDVYYSDYKGKKTNHKLQAQDYLTSFNLKQNREQFSALLDNYSLKNLGQNSIQNNKLIFELNDAQKSKNNNFIKLFTTQEITNNLIFNPISTDYYKNNKNSYGKNYQNICFIGYYVLNKNTVDEQIFIKNNNSALDSFNQNEKQNILNKVTIKYNPIQNDEPTFRLQSYNAFKQNLLSEASYDIFNQLQKDEIDNFSNLFGVTYTLFKPNNSNVISYFYNVNPYAKNNKDFKFNEAFSLLFYNQKLNELKDQNLVNKKYYEPHQIVFRNILNNCINQYSFIKNLNHNTYWNSFASQSLNYDSSNNSGILDNQNVNFLDDINRVYDYHFDYKTNKFDNKIIDFNGSDGLIKHSINSKNILDINEQLKSANYQIYQNEMKQILDDFYSKNGDYKNQKIQFTLPIFAEKSSFIDSLYKRIAFLYNNLDNRLNVNFEYASKEANNYFSKYQNFSAVDNSFSNYLINLITANNQFFLNLFLYSKVNLESINYDKNIKKIISTIEETINKVDYFKNYELQKIKANSSLLDQILQKNNLKLKEFKARFKEKIQALNFDQQFNILKSIDSFLGIRVTEDNFLFTNEYQKSIVQYFYTKPINLDGFTYFQDITFN; this comes from the coding sequence ATGAAAAGAAAAATTAAAAAATATGGCAGCTTATTTTTAATTAGTGCAACACTTACTTCTAGTGTCGCTACTCTTTCATGCAACAATATTAGACAAGTTAATCCTAAAGATAGTTATATTAAAAAATATAATGAACCAAACAAAATTAAAGACAATTTTATTATTAACAAAGTTAAAAGAATTGATAATGATTTTGAGAGTTTATTAACTGCACCTTTAATTAGATGAAAAAGTTTAGGCAAAAGTAAATTTGATCACTTAAACAAATTCTTTTATAAAACTACAACTAGATTTTTAGAATTCTATTTAGCTAAATCAATAACAGTGACTCTGAAGGATAATAGTCAAAAAATTTTTAATAGTGATGATGTTAAAGAAAAAGTTGATCAAGCTCTTCAAAGTAGTACTAAAGTTAATGAAGATGGAGCATTAAGCGGTATTAAACAAATTTATTCTGATGAAAATAATAATATAAATTCTAAAGAATTTTTTGAAGCTTTAAATAGTGCAACTAAAATTGAATTTGAATTAAAAGACGATGTTTATTATTCAGATTATAAAGGCAAAAAAACAAATCATAAATTACAAGCCCAAGACTATTTAACTAGCTTTAATTTGAAACAAAATCGTGAACAATTTTCAGCTCTTTTAGACAACTATTCTTTGAAAAATTTAGGCCAAAATAGCATCCAAAATAACAAGTTAATTTTTGAATTAAACGATGCTCAAAAAAGCAAAAATAATAACTTTATTAAACTATTTACAACTCAAGAAATTACTAATAATTTGATCTTCAATCCAATATCAACAGACTACTATAAAAATAATAAAAATAGTTATGGCAAAAATTACCAAAACATCTGTTTTATAGGTTATTATGTTTTAAATAAGAACACTGTTGATGAGCAAATTTTTATTAAAAATAATAACTCTGCTTTAGATAGTTTTAACCAAAATGAAAAGCAAAATATTCTTAATAAAGTGACTATAAAATATAATCCAATTCAAAACGATGAGCCTACCTTTAGATTACAAAGTTATAATGCATTTAAACAAAATCTTTTAAGTGAAGCTTCTTATGATATTTTTAACCAATTGCAAAAAGATGAAATAGATAATTTCTCTAATCTTTTTGGTGTTACTTATACATTATTTAAACCAAATAATAGTAATGTTATAAGCTATTTTTACAATGTTAATCCATATGCTAAAAATAACAAAGATTTCAAATTTAATGAAGCTTTTAGCTTACTATTTTATAATCAGAAATTAAATGAATTAAAAGATCAAAATTTAGTAAATAAAAAATATTATGAACCACATCAAATTGTGTTCAGAAATATTTTAAATAACTGTATTAATCAATATTCATTTATTAAAAATTTGAATCATAATACTTACTGAAATTCATTTGCTTCACAAAGTTTAAACTATGACAGCAGCAATAATAGTGGTATTTTAGACAACCAAAATGTTAACTTTTTAGATGACATTAATCGAGTTTATGATTATCATTTTGATTATAAAACTAATAAATTTGATAATAAAATAATTGATTTTAATGGATCTGATGGCTTAATTAAACATTCAATAAATAGCAAAAATATTTTGGATATTAATGAACAACTAAAGAGTGCAAATTATCAAATTTATCAAAATGAAATGAAGCAAATTTTAGATGATTTTTATAGCAAAAATGGAGATTATAAAAATCAAAAAATTCAATTTACATTACCTATTTTTGCTGAAAAGAGTTCATTTATTGACAGTTTATATAAAAGAATAGCCTTCTTGTACAACAACCTAGACAATCGTTTAAATGTTAATTTTGAATATGCTTCAAAAGAAGCAAATAATTACTTTTCTAAATATCAAAACTTTAGTGCAGTTGATAATTCATTTAGTAACTATTTAATTAATTTAATAACAGCAAATAACCAATTCTTTTTAAATTTATTCTTATATTCAAAAGTCAATTTAGAATCAATTAACTATGATAAAAATATCAAAAAAATTATTTCAACAATAGAAGAAACAATTAATAAAGTTGATTACTTTAAAAATTATGAGTTGCAAAAAATTAAAGCAAACAGTTCACTTTTAGATCAAATTTTGCAAAAAAATAATTTGAAATTGAAAGAATTCAAAGCTAGATTTAAAGAAAAAATTCAAGCTTTAAATTTTGATCAACAATTCAATATTTTAAAAAGTATTGACTCATTTTTAGGAATCAGAGTAACTGAAGATAATTTCCTTTTTACTAACGAATACCAAAAATCAATAGTTCAATACTTCTACACAAAACCAATAAATCTAGATGGTTTTACTTATTTTCAAGATATTACTTTTAACTAA
- a CDS encoding ABC transporter permease, protein MNFSKYFFKKILLTFLGIFITVTLGYFVIALFINNSQINREPIIKNYFTFLGSIFSGFGKPFSTNNSGFNSSLELFFHYYKFSLLFVSISFVFSFFIGVFVGIWLGYKNNKMTDLVLSFIVFILAAIPTFIFAPIMLIISEVNDLPVNFIEPSAFGFGYTLLSLILPISLLSLGIIAFFATITKNNLVQILKKDYVITLKANGLSTLQIFNKAVIKNLFISLVNQIVPILVLTISFSLIIERIFQIPGQSVILISMFDQKEINVIMALVFFKALLLFLLAFICELTYDLLQVENGYNFNFNFNFKENREKDRFRKEAHNGI, encoded by the coding sequence ATGAATTTTAGCAAATACTTTTTCAAAAAAATTCTACTTACATTCTTAGGTATTTTTATAACAGTTACCCTTGGCTATTTTGTTATAGCTTTATTTATTAATAACTCACAAATAAACAGAGAACCAATTATCAAAAATTATTTCACTTTCTTAGGTTCTATTTTTAGTGGTTTTGGTAAACCATTTTCAACTAATAATAGTGGTTTCAATTCATCGTTAGAATTATTCTTCCATTATTATAAATTTAGTTTACTTTTTGTAAGCATTTCTTTTGTATTTAGCTTTTTTATAGGTGTTTTTGTCGGAATATGATTAGGCTATAAAAACAATAAAATGACTGATTTAGTCCTCTCATTTATTGTCTTTATTTTAGCTGCTATTCCTACTTTTATCTTTGCACCAATAATGCTAATTATTTCAGAAGTCAATGACTTACCAGTTAATTTTATAGAGCCATCAGCTTTTGGTTTTGGTTATACATTGCTTTCTTTAATACTTCCTATTTCACTTTTATCTTTAGGAATCATTGCATTCTTTGCAACCATTACCAAAAATAATCTTGTTCAAATTCTAAAAAAAGATTATGTAATCACTTTAAAAGCAAATGGCTTAAGTACTTTACAAATATTTAATAAAGCTGTTATTAAAAATTTATTTATTTCATTAGTTAACCAAATAGTGCCAATTTTAGTTTTAACTATAAGTTTTAGCTTAATTATCGAACGTATTTTTCAAATACCAGGTCAAAGTGTTATTTTAATTAGCATGTTTGATCAAAAAGAAATTAATGTTATTATGGCTTTAGTATTTTTTAAAGCTTTGCTTTTATTCTTATTAGCTTTTATTTGTGAATTAACTTATGATTTATTGCAAGTTGAAAATGGTTATAATTTTAATTTCAATTTTAACTTCAAAGAAAATAGAGAAAAAGATAGATTCAGAAAGGAGGCGCATAATGGCATTTAA
- a CDS encoding HPr family phosphocarrier protein yields the protein MKEFTASIIDPIGLHARPASVVSTIASKFKSDVQIVLDKTGKVGNLKSIMNVMSLGVKKGDVITIKINGADEEEAYKAIYDAFKSNEII from the coding sequence ATGAAAGAATTTACAGCTTCAATTATAGATCCAATTGGTCTTCACGCAAGACCTGCTAGTGTTGTTTCAACAATTGCTTCAAAATTCAAGAGTGATGTGCAAATTGTTTTAGACAAGACAGGAAAAGTTGGAAATCTTAAATCAATTATGAATGTTATGTCTTTAGGTGTTAAAAAAGGCGACGTAATTACTATTAAAATCAATGGAGCAGATGAAGAAGAAGCATACAAAGCTATTTATGATGCTTTTAAATCAAATGAAATTATTTAA
- a CDS encoding ABC transporter permease subunit: MAFNHEHHHSHEKAGQSHIEFEKSLFTLTHHKHFQVNISNNKSEFKQYLIRFFSKKINIALVSIIGIFLLFLTLSAIFSPYSPKTSVIDSQLAYNLPNYLNASITKKFAQSDPLYQFILQTQKDHPNLKIVINETPDFDLVNLTYNPYQLLYALKGTNYIFLYGTNSQGIDRFSFFIHSFGISILVTFVAALIQLFLGTFLGSIVAYYSNKSSAKFSYYLISTINIVPFLIVVFLIFKISSYNHLNAILILGFIGSLSFFYSSYSIGLEIKNSEFILAYKANGLSNWRIIYKIIFIHCLWRNIALVSDSLSLNMLALASLAFFNIYKIDQSLNIGNVFKDIVDNLKNVEYTIFVSILASFYVILVKFLGINFFIASVPKLEK, from the coding sequence ATGGCATTTAATCATGAGCACCACCATTCTCACGAAAAAGCAGGCCAAAGTCATATTGAATTTGAAAAAAGTCTTTTCACTTTAACTCACCATAAACACTTCCAAGTAAATATCAGCAATAACAAAAGTGAATTTAAACAATACTTAATTCGTTTCTTTAGCAAAAAGATCAACATTGCTTTAGTTTCAATTATTGGAATCTTCTTACTGTTTTTGACTTTAAGTGCTATTTTTAGCCCTTATTCGCCAAAAACTAGTGTCATCGATTCACAACTTGCTTATAATTTGCCTAACTACTTAAATGCAAGTATTACTAAAAAGTTTGCACAAAGTGACCCCTTATATCAATTTATTTTGCAAACTCAAAAAGATCATCCTAATTTAAAAATAGTCATAAATGAAACACCTGATTTTGACTTAGTTAATTTAACTTACAATCCATATCAATTGCTTTATGCCTTAAAAGGCACTAACTATATCTTTTTATATGGTACCAATTCTCAAGGTATAGACCGCTTTAGTTTCTTTATTCATTCATTTGGCATAAGTATTTTAGTAACATTTGTGGCTGCTTTAATCCAATTATTTTTAGGGACCTTTTTAGGTTCAATAGTGGCTTATTATTCAAATAAAAGCAGTGCTAAATTTAGTTACTATTTAATTAGTACTATTAATATTGTGCCTTTCCTTATTGTAGTTTTCTTGATTTTTAAAATAAGTTCATATAACCATCTTAATGCTATATTAATTTTAGGTTTTATTGGTTCCCTTAGCTTCTTTTATTCAAGTTATTCAATAGGGCTTGAAATCAAAAACAGTGAATTTATTTTAGCTTACAAAGCTAATGGCTTGAGTAATTGAAGAATAATTTACAAAATTATTTTCATTCACTGCTTGTGAAGAAATATTGCTTTAGTTTCTGATTCATTATCACTTAATATGTTAGCTTTAGCTTCATTAGCTTTCTTTAATATTTATAAAATTGATCAAAGCTTAAATATTGGAAACGTTTTTAAAGATATAGTTGACAATCTAAAAAATGTTGAATATACAATTTTTGTTTCAATATTAGCAAGTTTTTATGTAATATTAGTAAAATTCTTAGGTATAAATTTCTTTATTGCGAGTGTACCTAAATTAGAAAAGTAA
- the rpmF gene encoding 50S ribosomal protein L32, producing the protein MAIVPKRKTSKQRKHKRRTHDALPVQNLVACKNCSQLIQQHRVCESCGFYKGKKVEGYKSLDMRNA; encoded by the coding sequence GTGGCTATAGTTCCAAAACGTAAGACATCTAAACAACGTAAACACAAAAGACGTACCCATGATGCTTTACCTGTTCAAAATCTTGTTGCATGCAAAAACTGTTCTCAATTAATTCAACAACACCGTGTATGTGAATCTTGTGGATTTTATAAAGGTAAAAAAGTTGAAGGTTACAAAAGTTTAGATATGCGTAATGCTTAA
- the thiI gene encoding tRNA uracil 4-sulfurtransferase ThiI, whose translation MYNKILIRYGELTLKGKNRVNFIDTLASNIRHKTKDKLEVEFDRMFLPYSQENLDALQYIFGITSFSPVIICANDIEEIKKQALNLAKNKNGTFKVAARRNNKSFQYQSSQINNIVGGFLLENNQNLKVDVNNPDFIVYIEVRGKFTYVFSDFVQALGGLPVGVSGQVLHLMSGGIDSPVAAFQLMKRGLKVNFLSFITPPQTDQATVNKMKELIKILTKYQNTSTFYLANYSTLMNYIALVSNQAYKITLMRRSFYRIAAKLAQSKKNLAISNGENLGQVASQTLESLYTISHDINMPILRPLLTNDKIETINLAKKIQTYDLSITKCNETCELFAPKEPVTKPNVQEALKLEEELNMINDLEKECLEKNIEIIKF comes from the coding sequence ATGTACAATAAGATTTTAATTAGATATGGTGAATTGACTCTAAAAGGCAAAAATAGAGTTAATTTTATTGATACTTTAGCTTCAAATATTCGTCATAAAACTAAAGATAAATTAGAGGTTGAATTTGACCGTATGTTTTTGCCTTATAGTCAAGAAAATTTAGATGCATTGCAATACATTTTTGGTATTACTTCTTTCTCACCTGTTATTATTTGTGCTAATGATATTGAAGAAATTAAAAAGCAAGCTTTAAATTTAGCAAAAAATAAAAATGGAACTTTTAAAGTTGCTGCTCGTAGAAACAATAAAAGTTTTCAATACCAATCAAGTCAAATTAACAATATAGTTGGCGGTTTTTTATTAGAAAACAACCAAAATTTAAAAGTTGATGTTAATAATCCAGACTTTATTGTTTATATTGAAGTTAGAGGCAAATTTACTTATGTTTTTAGTGATTTTGTCCAAGCTTTAGGCGGCCTCCCTGTTGGTGTTAGTGGGCAAGTATTGCACTTAATGAGTGGTGGAATTGATAGTCCTGTTGCTGCTTTTCAACTTATGAAAAGAGGTCTTAAAGTTAATTTCTTATCTTTTATTACACCTCCTCAAACTGATCAAGCAACAGTAAATAAAATGAAAGAATTAATCAAAATATTAACTAAATATCAAAACACAAGCACTTTTTATTTAGCTAACTATTCTACTTTAATGAACTACATAGCTTTAGTTTCAAATCAAGCTTATAAAATTACTCTTATGCGTCGGAGCTTTTATCGTATTGCTGCTAAATTAGCTCAAAGTAAAAAAAATCTAGCCATTTCTAATGGCGAAAACTTAGGTCAAGTAGCTTCACAAACTTTAGAATCACTTTATACAATTAGTCATGATATTAACATGCCAATTTTGCGGCCACTATTAACTAATGACAAAATTGAAACAATCAATTTAGCTAAAAAAATTCAAACCTATGATCTTTCAATTACTAAATGTAATGAAACATGTGAGCTTTTTGCTCCTAAAGAACCAGTAACTAAACCTAATGTTCAAGAAGCTCTTAAATTAGAAGAAGAATTAAACATGATTAATGACTTAGAAAAAGAATGCTTAGAAAAAAATATTGAAATAATCAAATTCTAA
- a CDS encoding DNA cytosine methyltransferase: MRHYLVNNEAKRLQSFSDDFIFLVAKLVVTKQLGNSVQLMQ; this comes from the coding sequence CTGAGACACTATTTAGTTAATAATGAAGCCAAAAGATTACAAAGTTTTTCAGATGATTTTATATTTTTAGTTGCAAAATTAGTTGTAACGAAGCAACTAGGCAACTCAGTACAATTAATGCAATAG